Below is a window of Deltaproteobacteria bacterium DNA.
GCCACCGGCAAGATCAACAAGTCCATTCTTCGCAAGGAATTCGAGGAAAACGGCAAGTAAGCCGGAAGCCGGAAATTTTCGATTTTACTGCCGGGCCGGGGGAAGCGCCATTCCTCCGGCCCGGTTTGTTTCGATCAGAACCGGACCTCCCTCAGGTTTCGTTCCGGTATGCGCCCGAAAATCACCGCAACCTTAAGCCCCCCGTGGAACACATGCTTTACGGAAAGGCCGTGGGTCCAGGGCATCTTGGCCAGAATATCCTCGTGGGGCGTGATGATGCCAAGCCCGAAACCGGCCCACAACTTCCCAAGCCGCTCCCCTGCCTCGGCGAGAAATGTTCGCGCCGATTCAACCGTGCCCATGCGTTTTCCGTAGGGCGGGTTCAGCACCACCACGCCCTTTTCATCCGTAAACCTTCGGGGGTCGAGGGACAGAAAATCCGCCCGGCCCACGAAAACCGCGTCATCAAGGCCAAGGCCGGAAAGACGCCTGGAAAGGGATTCCAGGACCTTTTGGTCCCTGTCCGTGGAGATGATCTGAGGCGCTTCAAAGGTTGTGGATTGTTCCAGGCGGGTTTTTTTGATGTGATCGAAGGTGGAGGCGGAAAAGGCGGGCCATCTTGAAAACGCGAAATTCCGGTTCATGCCGCAGGGCATGTTTTTGGCGATAAAGGCCGCCTCTGTGGCGAAATTGCCAGATCCGCAAAGAGGGTCGAACAGGGGCATGGATCCGTCGTAGCCCGCAAGGCGCAGAATGGCCGCAGCAAGGGTTTCACGCAGGGGGGCGCGACCGGAAAGCGAGTGATATCCGCGCCTGTGCAGAAGCTCGCCGGATGAATCAAGGGAAACAGTGAACCGGTCCTCGTAGACCCGCGCAAAAACCGCCTGAACCGGAGCATCGGAAGTTTGCCCGCTTTCGTCCGAATCGATTTCGGCATCTTCGGCCATCACCACCATAAGGCCCGCCATGCGCTCGGAAATGGCCCCGTAGATGCGTTGGGCAACGGCGTCCTTGTGGTAGAGCCTCGATGAATGGGAACTCACCTTGAAGGAAACCTGACCATCGGCAGGCAGGTAAAGTTCCCAGGGGATTTCGGCGATTTTTTTTTCAAGGCGGGGAAAGTCGCGGGCCTCGAAGGAATCGATCCGCATCAGAATTCGGCTTGCCGTGGAAAGGCAGAGGTTGGCGGTATAGAGATCAGGGAGCTTTCCCGAAAAAACAACCCCGCCGGGCACTGCCTTGGGCCTGACGTCGTCAAGCCCAAGGCAGCGGATTTCGGCCTCGCACACGTCTTCAAGGCCCGGAGTCGTCACCGCGAAAAATTCATGCGTCCGGGCCTTTACGTGGCGCTTCACCCTCTTGTCGAGCATTCGGGAGTCATCCCTTCAGGGCGTTCAAGCGCTCGATTATTTTGGGCACAACCTTGGCCACGTCGCCGACGATTCCATAATCCGCAAACTTGAAGATGTCTGCGTTGGCGTCTTTGTTTATGGCGATTATGGTCTTGGCCCCGCTCATTCCGGCGGTGTGCTGAACCGTGCCGCTTATTCCGCAGGCGATGTAGAGGCTTGGGCGGATGGTTTTTCCGGTCTGGCCCACCTGGCTATCGTGGGAAATCCAGCCGGCTTCAACCGCAGGCCTTGTCCCTGCGACTTCCGCTTCCATAAGCTTCGCCATTTCGCAGACCATGTCGAAGCCTTCCCTGCTTCCGGCTCCCATGCCGATGCCCACCACCTTTTCGGCCTCCAAGAGGTTTCCGCCCTCGCTTTCGCGGAGTTTGCTTTCAAGCACCCTCACCTTGGGGGAAACGGAGGAAAGATCGACTCCGAGGTTTTTTATCTCGCCAATGCGGGCGGGGTCGGGGTCGGGAAGGGGCATGACTCCGGGGCGCACCGTGCTCATCTGGGGACGGTGATCCGGGCAGATGATGGTGGCCATGACGTTTCCGCCGAAGGCGGGCCTTGTGGACACCAGGAGCCGCTTTTCAAGGTCGACGTCCAGGTGCGTGCAGTCGGCGGTGCAGCCGCCCGTGAGCCGGAACGAGAGGGTGGGGGCCAGGTCGCGCCCCACCGGGGAGGCTCCCACCAGGAGTATCTCCGGCTTTTCGTCGAGGGCCGCTTCGGCGATGATTTTCGCGTAAAGCTCGGTGGAGTATTCCGCAAGTTTGGGGTCATCCGCCATAAGGACCCGGTCAGCGCCGCTGGCAATGGCGTCCTTAGCAAGGGCTTCGACCCCGCTTCCCAGGACCAGGGCGGTTAAGGGAACTTCCAGCTTGCCCGCCAGCTCGCGGCCTATTCCAAGAAGCTCGAAGGAAACCCGCGCAGGCTTTCCCTTGTATTGTTCGATAAAAACCCAGACGCCGCGCCAGGCGTTTACATCAACTTTCGATCCCATCGGTCATCCCCTAGAGATAGTAGAGTTCCTTCAATTTCGCCACCAGCTTGTCCGCCGCCTCGTCAACGGTTCCCGCAAGAATCTCCACCTGCCCGCGCGTCACCTTGGGCGAGAAAATCTTTCGAAGCCTCGTGGGGGAACCCTTCAGGCCGCAGAACTCCTCCTCTGCGCCGATTTTTTCCGCCTTCCATACGGGGATGTCCTTTTCGCAGGCTTCCAGAACGCAGTCCATGGGGGCGACCCTTGGCTCGTTGGCCTCCTTTTCCACGGTGATGACGGCGGGAAGGTCGGCTTCCAGAACCCTTTCCACGTCGCCCAACTTCTGCTTGATGCGGACAACAGAGCCTTCCACGTCAACTGAAAGGGCATAGGAGAGGATGGGAAGCGAGAGGGCCTCGGCCACTTCCGGCCCCACCTGGGCGGTGTTGCCGTCCATGGCCTCGACTCCCAGAAGAACCAGGTCCGCGCCGCCGAGCTTTTTGATGGCAAGGGCCAGGGTATAGGAGGTGGCCCAGCAGTCGGCCCCGGCGAAGTTCTTGTCGGAAAGCTGCACGGCCTCGTCAGCGCCCATGCCCAGGGCTTCCCGAAGGGATTCCTCCACCTGGGGAGGCCCCATGCTGATCACCGTCACCTTGCCGCCGTGCTTTTCCTTCAGCACCAGGGCGGCTTCTATGGCGTTCTTGTCGTTCACGTTTATGATGCTGGGAAGCCCGGACCGCATGAGGTTTCCGGTCTCCGGGTCCCATTTGACTTCCTTCACGTTGGGGACTTGTTTGATGCAGACGATGATGTTCAACTTCCACCTTCCTTGATAACTATTGACGGGAGCGCCATAAGCCCTGAGGGCTTTTCGGGTTCGCACCAGGCAAACGTAGGTTGGGTGTATCCGGGCCGAAGGCCCGGATACACCCAACAATTGCGGAATAACAAGATGTTGGGTGAACCCGCTCTTCGAGCGGAACCACCCAACCTACGTTAGGATAGTTGCCGGGGTAACACAAACAAAATCAGGACATTAACAGAGCCATTCCAACTATCGTTTTGTTTATCTCGGTTGAAGAGGCAACCACTCCCGCGTGGGCCGCCATGCGGTAGAGCTTCTCCACCTTGTACTCCTTGGAATAGCCGTAGGAGCCGTGAACCTGCATGGCCATGCGGGCCACTTCCTGCATCATGGGGGAAACGAAAATCTTCAAGCCTGCGGAATCCACCTCGAAGCGCTCGCCCTCGTCCTGGATGGTGACGGTCTTGTAGACAAGCTGGCGGCAGGCTTCGATCTTCATCTTCATTTCGGCGAACATCCAGTAAAAGCCCTGCATGTAGGCCATGGGCTGGCCGCCCACTATGCGTTCTTTGGAGTATTTCAGGGATTCATCCAGGGCCGCCTGTCCGCCGCCCACCATTGACGCGGCCTGCTGAATGCGCTCGCCAGCGATCCACCGAAGAAGGATGTTGAAGCCCTTGCCCTGGACCCCCAGGATGTTCTCCTTGGGCACGCGAACGTCTTTGAGGAAAACGTCGCAGGTGTCGGCGTTATCGAGGCCCATGAACTCGTAGTGCTTGGAAAAGGTCATGCCGGGCGATGTCTTGTCCACGATGAAGGCGGTGCAGTTCTTGCGCGGGTCGGTGCAGGAGAGGTCCTTGCAGTAGAAGATGCCGTAGCCGGGCTTATTTGCCATGCTGATGAAGCGCTTGGTGCCGTTTAGGATGAAAAAGTCGCCGTCCGGCTCCGCTGTGGTCTGGAGCATGGTGGGGTCCGAGCCCGTGGCGGGCTCGGTGAAGGCCGTGGTGGCCCAGGCCGTGCCGTCGCACAGTGGCGGAAGGAACTTTTTTTTCTGCTCCTCGGTGGCGTAGTGATGGATGGACTCCGCCACCGAGATGTTCATGATGAGGGGCAGGAAGCTGGTGGAGCCTGTCTTGCCGAACTCCTCGCACATCAGGACGCAGTTAAGGTTCGATGAGCCAAGCCCGCCGTATTCCTTGGGAATGGTCATGCCCAGCATCCGGGCCTTGGCGAAGGTCTGCATCAAATCCGCCGGGTAGTCCTTGATTTCCGCCATCTTTGCGTCGATCTTGGGAATTTCCCGGTCGCAGAATTCCTTGGCGGTCTTCTGGATCATCTTGTTGGCTGCCGAGAGCTTGAAATCCATGATCTGTCCTTTCGTGATGGTTGTCTTTTACACTTATGTTTAAAGTCACGCTTTAACTTAAATCGTAAATCCCGCACAGTAGGCCGATCACAAGCGATGAAGTGCAAGGAAAACGAGCCGGGCGCGGGCGTAAGCGTATCGCGATACGTGCGCACCGCGCCCGGCGAAGTTTGACACAGCAATTCGCGCTTGTGGGCGGTCTCTCATTTGCCTTTGAAGACTGGGGTACGTTTCTGCATGAAGGCCGTCACCGCCTCCATCAGGTCCTCGGAGGGAAGGTTGGCCGCGTTTTTCTGGGCCACGTAAGCGAGGCTGGCCGGGACCCCGTAGTCTTTCGTGAAATTGGCAACGTCCTTCACTCCCTGCACCGTAAGCGGAGGAAGCGCGGCGATTTCGGCGGCGAGCTTTCCGGCTTCGGGGAAAAGGGCTTCCTTGTCTGGAAGAACCCTTGTGACGAAACCCATCTGCAGGGCCTCGTCGGCGAAGAAATCCCGGCCCGTGAGGGCGAGCTCCCGGTACCAGCCCTGGCCCACTATGGCGGGAAGCCTTTGAAGGGTGCCCAGGTCGGCGATTATGGCAAGTTTCGTCTCGCGGATGGAAAAGACGGCGTCTTTTGTGCAGAGCCTTATGTCGCAGGCCGCCAGAAGGTCGATGCCGCCGCCTATGCAATGGCTGTGAACCGCCGCGATGAAGGGTTTTAGTGAGCGCTCGATGACGTTGTTGGAGTTTTGAAGGGCAAGGATGCCCTTCCTGAGCTTCTCCCGCGCGTCCGGGCCGCCGCCTTCCATTAAAAGCGCCCCGGCCCAGGTGAGATCAAGCCCTGCGGTGAAGCTCTTGCCGTCGCCCTTGATCACCGCCACCCGGATTTCCGGGTCCTTGTCAACAAGGCCAACGACCTCCACAAGACCTTCAAAGAAGTCGCCGTCCATCACGTTTCTCTTGTCGGGCCGGGCAAGGCTTATGAAGCCCACTCCGTCTTTTACCTCTAAAGTGAAGCGGTCACGTATGTTCATTGCTGCTCCTTGTATTTTCAGCTGGCGAGCCTTTTTACCACCGCCTCGGCCTCAGCCATCATTCTGTCGAAAAGCTCCCTGATGGGGGGGATGTCATGGGTTAAGCCCAGGCACTGGCCGGCCGAGACTATGCCCATGTCAACCTCGCCGTTGTCATACATTTTCTTGGCGTTTTCGCCCTTTATGACCTCGTATATCTCCAGGAATTCGGCCTTGGCCTCTTCGAGTTCTGCGCATTTTTTGGCCGCCGCATTGGCGTAAACCCGATGTGTTGCGCCGATCGAGCGCATGATCAGCATGGTATCGAGTTCCGTTGCCGAAAGAAGAGCCTTTTTCAGGTCGAGATGGAGGGGAGCCTCTTTCGTGACCAGAAGCCTTGTCCCCATGATCACGGCCTCGGCCCCAAGGGCCATCAGCGCAGCGATTCCGCGCCCGTCCGCAACCCCGCCGCCGCCGATCACGGGCAGCTTCACCGCGTCCACCACCGCAGGCACCAGAACCATGGTGCCTATGTCGAGCTTTCCGGTGGCTCCGCCGTTTTCGTAGCCAACAACCGTTATGATGTCGGCTCCAAGCTCCTGAACCTTCAGTGCGTAGCGCACGCCAACGCACTTGTGAATCCAGGTCATGTCGTGTGCCTTGAAACGGCCTATGAGCTCTACCGGTGCGTGGTGGCCGGAGGTCTCTACGATTTTGAGGCCCCTCTTTTCCATGACGTCGAGGTACTCGTTGTTGTCTATGGCTCGCATGGCGGGAAAGAGGTTGATGTTGACGCCAAAGGGCTTGTCCGTGAGATCGAGAATTTTATCAACGGCCTCGGCGAATTTCTCCTTGGTGTCGTAGGTGGCCGAGGACAGAATCCCAAGCCCTCCTGCGGCGGACATGGCCGCGACGAATTCTGCGGTGGAAATCCACATCATCGCCCCGCCCACGATGGGGTAGCGGATGCCCAGCTTTTCGGTGACCCTGGTCTTGAACATGGCGCACTCCCTGGCATTTGGTGAATTATGCGAACGCCCGCTTTTTTATGATGAAGCCCTCATTACTTTCCCAAAAGTTCCGGGTAAAGTCAAGAAAGCACGAGTTGGTGGAAAAATAAGTCATCGACAGGCTTTTGGGGAATTTCCGGAAAATCAGAAAAGGAGGGGGAACACCACTGCGTAGGCCAGGGCCGGAAGGAGGTTCCCGGTGCGTATCCGCTTGATGTCCAACAGAATGAGGCCGATTCCCATTATGAGCACCCCGCCCGTGGCGGCTATGGAGGCCAGTATCACCGGGTTCTGGGCGAATTTGAGCCAGGAGGCGGCAAGGGTGATGCCGCCCTGGACCAGGAGCACCGAAAGCGCCGAGAAGATGACGCCCACGCCAAGGGTGGAGGCCAGTGCTATGGAGGCCACGCCGTCTAAGAGGGACTTGATGTAAAGGGTGGATGCGTCACCGGAAAGGCCGTCCGTGAGGCAGCCCAGGATGGCCATGGGGCCGGTGAGATAGAGCACCGAGGCGGTGACGAAGCCCTCCACGAAGCGGGGCGAGCTTGATTTGAGCGACCTTTTGAGCCGCCCGGCAAGCCGCTCCATGTGCTGCTCGATGCATAAAAGCTCGCCCGTGAGCCCGCCCAGAATCACGCATCCGGCGGCCATGAGGGCGTTGGCGCTTTTGCCGTCCACAAGGCACATGCGGATGCCGAAGAAAAAGGTGACAAGGCCCAGGGACTGCATCAGGATGTCTTTGACCCGCGCGGGCATCCTTTTTCCCACGGTGAGGCCGATGAGGCTTCCCAAAAGCACCGTTCCGGTGTTGACCAGTGTTCCTGTCAAGATTTCATTCTTTCGGCGTTCATGCCTGTTCGGGAAGTATCCGCACCACTTTTCGGCCTTTTTCGCCCGTTGCGATCGAAAGGCGGCCCTGGGCGAAGAGGTTTATGCACTCGGGGTAAAGCTCCCACTCAAGGGCCAGGCCCTTTTTTTTCACGGCCTCCAGGGTGTCGGAGGGCTCTATGGGAAAGGCTCGCTGGCCGATTATGGGGCCGGTGTCCTCGCCGTAATCCACGAAATGCACCGTGCATCCGCCCACCTTGCAGCCGTGGCAAAAGGTGTCGCCGTAGCCGTCCGTGCCCGGAAAGGCCGGAAGAAGGGCCGGGTGGATATTCATGATCCGGGGAAGAAGCGGGTCGGTGTTCACCCGGTCTATGAACCAGGGCGACAGGATGCGCATGAATCCGGCCAGTATGAGAAGGTCGAAGGGGTAGGCGGCCATCGTATGAAAAAGCTCCGCCTCACAGGCCTGCCGCACCCTGTCCGAAAAAGACGGAGAACCCGACCTTCTGGCGGCGGGGTTTGCCGCTGATTTTTCGATCCGGGCGGCTCCGGGTGCGGTTGCGGCGTATATCCCCCTGGCGGACGGTGCGAGGGAGGATATGGACTGGGCGCTGGGAGGGGGAGGATGATGGCTTGCCTCGGCCTTCATCCTGGCCCGGATATCGGCGTAATCCACGACAAAGGTGGGTATCCCCGATTTTTCGGCGCGGGAAAGGCCGAAAGCCGCCGGGTTGTCCGAGCCGACAAAGACCACCCTGCCCGGAATCCGCCCGTCGGCGCAGGCGTCCAGCACGGCCTGGAGGTTGGTGCCGCCGCCTGAAACGAGAGCGCCGATGCGGAGGGGCGATTGAATCATAAAAATCAGCTTTCCGGCAGAGTCAATGCCGTCACCCGGCAAGGTTCTTTTCGGCAAAATCCCAGTTTACAAGGTGGTCCAGCCAGGCCGCAGCGTAATCGGCCCTTTTGTCCTGGTAGTCCAGGTAGTAGGCGTGCTCCCAGACGTCCAGGCAAAGGAGCGGGACGGCCGATGACGTGACCGGGGTGTCGGCGTTTTGGGTCTTCGCCACCACGAGTTTTCCACCGTCGTTTACAAGCCACACCCAGCCGCTTCCGAACACCGATGAGGCCGCGTCCAGGAAGGCCTTTCTGAAGGCATCTTGGCTACCGAAGGACTTGTCGATGGCCTTTTTTACGGCCCCGCCCGGAACGCCCCCGCCTTTCGGCTTCATGGAAAGCCAGAAAAAGGCGTGGTTATTCGCCTGGGCCGCGTTGTTGAAGATGGCCGCCGCCCTGGGGTCCTTGTGGGATTTCCTGATGATGGCCAAAATATCCATTTCGGAATATTCCGTGCCCTTGATCAGTTCCCCAAGTTTTTTGACGTAGTTTGCGTGATGGCGGCCATGATGAAAATTGAGGGTCTTCTCGCTCATGAACGGGGCAAGGGCGTTCGCGGGGTAGGGCAGGGGGGGCAGGGCCAGGGACGAAAGCGCCTCTTCCGCCCCCTTTTTCCCGCATCCCGAAAAAAGCGCGGTTCCGCCCCCGGCGGCCAGGACCAGGGCTCCGGCCATCGCCGCCTTTACGAAGGCCCGGCGCGATTCAGCAAAAGGCTCATCCTTCATTGCTTTTCCCTTTCCGGTTTTCCGTCAGACCGCCAGATAAGGCTCTCATTGTCGCTTCATTTGCCTTGGGGGGGCGAGACCGGAAGTTGTTTCACCGCCGGGAAAAAAATGTCGCCCTGGACCTCCACCCGCAGGGACTGGCAGGTTTTGCTGTCCGTGTCGAGGTAGATTGAGCCGAAATACCCGCCCTTGGAGGGCCACAGGTTTTCGATGGTGAGCACCCAGCCGTTGGGGGTCTTTTCCAGGGCGTGCCTGAACTGGCTCGTGTTCAGAGGTACCTGCCGTGTGCCCTTTATCCTGAACGGATACTTGGGATTGGGCGCGATGGTGACCTTCTGGATCATTTTCTGGCCCGCCGGGCCGCTGAACCTTACGAATTTCGGGCTTATGGTGGCGCAGACGTCCACCGGGCCCTCCATGTAAAGGGTCGTTTCCCTGTTTTTGGGGTCGTTGGTCTTGACCACCACCGCCTTGTTCATGCGCATGCCACCGTAACCGAGCGTTTCCACCGACAATGTTATGGTTCCCTCGCCGCCGGGAGGGATGCTCCTCGAATAAGAGGAGGCAGTGCAGCCTCAGGCGGTTTTTACCTGCTCGATGATAAGCTCTGCAGCTCCCCTGTTGCGGACGGGAAAGGTGTGCTTCACCTTTTCCCCCTCAATGGCCGTGGTCCACGAGTATTTTACATGGCCGAATTCCGCCTTGGGGGTTCCGGGCCCGGCCAGGGCCGCTCCCTGGTCCTCCGGGGCCGCTGCGCCTATCAGGAAGGCCAGCGCGGCCAGTGCAAGGCAGCCGTAACAGAATGTTTTGATCTTCCTCATGTTTTGGCCTCTGCGAATGTTTGTGTTGTGCGTGAATAAGGTCGTTATGGAGCCGAGTTCACATATGCAAAATAGTAATCATCATAGGGGCTTGTCAAGGACGCCGATGATCTTAGCAAAAACGGACGATTTTCAAGGCCGCGTCGGTTCACCGCCCGGCCACAACACCTCGCGCCGGAATCCCCCGGTTATGGTGTCAACAAGGCAGAAGCCCGCTTGTTCGTCCTTCCCCATTATCTCGCCGGGGTTGAGAAGGAGCGTTCCGCCCTCCTTGCGGGAGAAATGCTGATGGGT
It encodes the following:
- a CDS encoding DUF554 domain-containing protein, translating into MTGTLVNTGTVLLGSLIGLTVGKRMPARVKDILMQSLGLVTFFFGIRMCLVDGKSANALMAAGCVILGGLTGELLCIEQHMERLAGRLKRSLKSSSPRFVEGFVTASVLYLTGPMAILGCLTDGLSGDASTLYIKSLLDGVASIALASTLGVGVIFSALSVLLVQGGITLAASWLKFAQNPVILASIAATGGVLIMGIGLILLDIKRIRTGNLLPALAYAVVFPLLF
- a CDS encoding enoyl-CoA hydratase/isomerase family protein codes for the protein MNIRDRFTLEVKDGVGFISLARPDKRNVMDGDFFEGLVEVVGLVDKDPEIRVAVIKGDGKSFTAGLDLTWAGALLMEGGGPDAREKLRKGILALQNSNNVIERSLKPFIAAVHSHCIGGGIDLLAACDIRLCTKDAVFSIRETKLAIIADLGTLQRLPAIVGQGWYRELALTGRDFFADEALQMGFVTRVLPDKEALFPEAGKLAAEIAALPPLTVQGVKDVANFTKDYGVPASLAYVAQKNAANLPSEDLMEAVTAFMQKRTPVFKGK
- a CDS encoding electron transfer flavoprotein subunit beta/FixA family protein, whose translation is MNIIVCIKQVPNVKEVKWDPETGNLMRSGLPSIINVNDKNAIEAALVLKEKHGGKVTVISMGPPQVEESLREALGMGADEAVQLSDKNFAGADCWATSYTLALAIKKLGGADLVLLGVEAMDGNTAQVGPEVAEALSLPILSYALSVDVEGSVVRIKQKLGDVERVLEADLPAVITVEKEANEPRVAPMDCVLEACEKDIPVWKAEKIGAEEEFCGLKGSPTRLRKIFSPKVTRGQVEILAGTVDEAADKLVAKLKELYYL
- a CDS encoding acyl-CoA/acyl-ACP dehydrogenase codes for the protein MDFKLSAANKMIQKTAKEFCDREIPKIDAKMAEIKDYPADLMQTFAKARMLGMTIPKEYGGLGSSNLNCVLMCEEFGKTGSTSFLPLIMNISVAESIHHYATEEQKKKFLPPLCDGTAWATTAFTEPATGSDPTMLQTTAEPDGDFFILNGTKRFISMANKPGYGIFYCKDLSCTDPRKNCTAFIVDKTSPGMTFSKHYEFMGLDNADTCDVFLKDVRVPKENILGVQGKGFNILLRWIAGERIQQAASMVGGGQAALDESLKYSKERIVGGQPMAYMQGFYWMFAEMKMKIEACRQLVYKTVTIQDEGERFEVDSAGLKIFVSPMMQEVARMAMQVHGSYGYSKEYKVEKLYRMAAHAGVVASSTEINKTIVGMALLMS
- a CDS encoding superoxide dismutase, with amino-acid sequence MAGALVLAAGGGTALFSGCGKKGAEEALSSLALPPLPYPANALAPFMSEKTLNFHHGRHHANYVKKLGELIKGTEYSEMDILAIIRKSHKDPRAAAIFNNAAQANNHAFFWLSMKPKGGGVPGGAVKKAIDKSFGSQDAFRKAFLDAASSVFGSGWVWLVNDGGKLVVAKTQNADTPVTSSAVPLLCLDVWEHAYYLDYQDKRADYAAAWLDHLVNWDFAEKNLAG
- the purN gene encoding phosphoribosylglycinamide formyltransferase — translated: MQSPLRIGALVSGGGTNLQAVLDACADGRIPGRVVFVGSDNPAAFGLSRAEKSGIPTFVVDYADIRARMKAEASHHPPPPSAQSISSLAPSARGIYAATAPGAARIEKSAANPAARRSGSPSFSDRVRQACEAELFHTMAAYPFDLLILAGFMRILSPWFIDRVNTDPLLPRIMNIHPALLPAFPGTDGYGDTFCHGCKVGGCTVHFVDYGEDTGPIIGQRAFPIEPSDTLEAVKKKGLALEWELYPECINLFAQGRLSIATGEKGRKVVRILPEQA
- a CDS encoding nitronate monooxygenase gives rise to the protein MFKTRVTEKLGIRYPIVGGAMMWISTAEFVAAMSAAGGLGILSSATYDTKEKFAEAVDKILDLTDKPFGVNINLFPAMRAIDNNEYLDVMEKRGLKIVETSGHHAPVELIGRFKAHDMTWIHKCVGVRYALKVQELGADIITVVGYENGGATGKLDIGTMVLVPAVVDAVKLPVIGGGGVADGRGIAALMALGAEAVIMGTRLLVTKEAPLHLDLKKALLSATELDTMLIMRSIGATHRVYANAAAKKCAELEEAKAEFLEIYEVIKGENAKKMYDNGEVDMGIVSAGQCLGLTHDIPPIRELFDRMMAEAEAVVKRLAS
- a CDS encoding electron transfer flavoprotein subunit alpha/FixB family protein, producing the protein MGSKVDVNAWRGVWVFIEQYKGKPARVSFELLGIGRELAGKLEVPLTALVLGSGVEALAKDAIASGADRVLMADDPKLAEYSTELYAKIIAEAALDEKPEILLVGASPVGRDLAPTLSFRLTGGCTADCTHLDVDLEKRLLVSTRPAFGGNVMATIICPDHRPQMSTVRPGVMPLPDPDPARIGEIKNLGVDLSSVSPKVRVLESKLRESEGGNLLEAEKVVGIGMGAGSREGFDMVCEMAKLMEAEVAGTRPAVEAGWISHDSQVGQTGKTIRPSLYIACGISGTVQHTAGMSGAKTIIAINKDANADIFKFADYGIVGDVAKVVPKIIERLNALKG